A region from the Drosophila bipectinata strain 14024-0381.07 chromosome 3R, DbipHiC1v2, whole genome shotgun sequence genome encodes:
- the Rbp gene encoding uncharacterized protein Rbp isoform X5, with the protein MHLCEFPSANVEEENRRPEKAASKKQKQKQQKSRHRGSHSMPYESMHHHQSAAAAVAAGVAPNGMLDSLSLQLRDAEMRRTEIERAHQETLAQIRNLSGSARPDAEAVENLQSRARELEKKVALENVRCEELQIELTAALKAKAARSTVSGMGMGSGASGAGATIPTSASSSTVTWAPTISHQDQGSEIDIIMAKIEQDNRVLAELEQPRTSASASMSALPPSSMLSTVNSEFRTISKSELEEELNRYKRAVLGGASGGGGGMSAMSSGYSSLPHSLASTLPNGGASTSLSGTSVGSQSVAAAAAAAAAASAGSGGGGMVGGGVGVGGLTSISALVPNPISGISSSLSSHGIQSMQYGAGQTSVEKLLSGTSGISGIPPLPSTTMPLLSLNSHNLPPAGSSSYSALGLSGVPAGVGGTLLTHPSMANLGLLDTGTLLGAAGLAGLGAGPGAGGITGATSLYGLSGGAAGAIGSSYGPPFLDVASSASYPFTAAALRQASKMKMLDEIDIPLTRYNRSSPCSPIPPSNWGLDEFTDGLSVSMMHNRGGLALGALDLDTRNHGLNGASEPQVDMLDIPGKGRCCVFIARFPYDPPEASNKSSLFPYREAEGELSLCAGDYLLVWTSGEPQGGYLDAELLDGRRGLVPASFVQRLVGDDLLEFHQAVLSTLRDAEDGSMQCDTTSLPSLPPHNPLLTHTHEDLARLSETHTDLEHDQDDISDNVPAPKHLTLERQLNKSVLIGWSPPEPVGYNLIDSYHVYVDGVLKVTVKANERTRALIEGVDSTRPHRISVRSVTQNRQTSRDAACTMIIGRDTSHLGPSAVRASHITCSSAVISWLPANSNHQHVVCVNNVEVRTVKPGMYRHTITGLAPSTQYRVTVRAKHLRAVGQHAGNVAQTPGRPGQEEAPGAYADFRTLTKGLPDPPQEIQLEAGPQDGTILVTWQPVNRPTSTGPVTGYAVYADGKKVTDINSPTGDHALIDIGKLGVFNPRAVTIRTKSRDSQSADSAPILIPNTVRNAVARRGPNQMGMGPQLPQGPHQIGVQQQMGVIPGQPGQLTAGQQGQHMMGQQMDHGQYDPNQMQQQGMQPQPGQPGHQPDGGSGLLGGLLGGLFSKPTQNQVNQNGYQPGAPGTQRGMVPIPGRPQGPQQQQQPPYGPQGPMGGPRFRGPVPGQMNMQGQQMQGQMQGQMPGQMPGQMQGQMQGQLPGQMPGQMQGHVQGQMPGQMPGQMPGQMMGPRGPLNQQQQQQQQMQQGQMMPGQQPGQQPGQQPGQQQQMPGAQKKPRYFVAMFDYDPSTMSPNPDGCDEELPFQEGDTIKVFGDKDADGFYWGELRGRRGYVPHNMVSEVEDTAAPMTAGGQIAGPMGQGVGQGVGVGVGGTAQVMPGQGAPQQSMRNVSRDRWGDIYANMPVKRMIALYDYDPQELSPNVDAEQVELCFKTGEIILVYGDMDEDGFYMGELDGVRGLVPSNFLADAPDQYNNQMGPGGVGAGRGGLSQRGRGQGPGARGPPPPPRDNMMPGMGGQRGQPGKNARPASPTLLDNTGHPAPDHQTQGMIGRVGNVGMQQQQQQMQQQHQQQQPYGQQQTQMGQQQQQQQQMGQPGMMGQPMGQQMGQQPMGQMGQMGQMGQMGQMGQMGQMGQPMGQMGQQQQQPPVTTQAQTGGLFSGATSLLSGATSAATGGLFGSKQPPKTDPMQPPGGVQPAQQQANAFGAQQPGMQPGMQPGMQQPGMQQPGMQQPGMQQQQQVPPQAQAPPQGPGAGLLGGLKGIAAAAPGGDVLSKGKDLFGKFGFGFGK; encoded by the exons ATGCATTTATGTGAATTCCCCAGCGCAAACGTGGAAGAGGAAAACAGGCGACCTGAAAAAGCAGCGAgcaagaagcagaagcagaagcagcaaaAAAG TCGTCATAGGGGCAGCCACAGCATGCCGTACGAGTCGATGCACCATCATCAGTCGGCGGCCGCTGCCGTGGCCGCTGGCGTCGCCCCCAACGGAATGCTGGACTCCCTCAGCCTGCAGCTGCGCGATGCAGAGATGCGGCGCACGGAAATCGAACGGGCGCATCAG GAAACCCTGGCACAAATACGCAATTTGAGCGGAAGCGCACGTCCCGATGCCGAGGCGGTTGAAAATCTGCAATCGAGGGCCCGGGAACTTGAAAAGAAG GTCGCTTTGGAAAATGTGCGCTGCGAGGAGCTGCAAATCGAACTGACTGCAGCTCTGAAGGCCAAGGCAGCGCGCTCGACGGTCTccggaatgggaatgggaagtGGGGCGTCCGGAGCCGGCGCAACTATTCCGACGTCAGCCAGCAGTTCCACCGTCACTTGGGCACCGACAATCAGTCACCAGGACCAAGGCTCCGAGATTGATATCATAATGGCAAAGATTGAGCAG GATAATCGCGTCCTGGCCGAACTGGAGCAGCCTCGCACATCGGCCAGCGCCAGCATGTCAGCATTGCCGCCCAGTTCCATGTTGAGCACGGTAAATAGCGAATTTAGAACCATATCAAAGAGTG AACTCGAAGAAGAACTGAACCGTTATAAAAGGGCCGTACTAGGCGGCGCCTCGGGCGGCGGCGGGGGGATGTCCGCGATGTCCTCCGGCTACTCGAGCCTGCCGCATTCGCTGGCCTCCACGCTGCCCAACGGCGGCGCCAGCACCAGCCTGAGCGGCACCAGCGTTGGCTCGCAGAGCgtggctgccgctgctgctgccgctgccgccgcctcTGCCGGATCGGGGGGCGGAGGCATGGTCGGTGGCGGTGTTGGAGTCGGAGGCCTCACATCCATATCGGCCCTGGTGCCCAATCCAATCAGCGGCATATCCTCGAGCCTGAGCAGCCACGGCATTCAGTCGATGCAGTACGGGGCCGGGCAGACGTCCGTGGAGAAGCTGTTGAGCGGAACTAGTGGAATCTCTGGCATTCCACCTCTGCCG AGCACAACCATGCCCCTCCTGTCACTCAACTCGCATAACCTGCCGCCCGCCGGCTCGAGCAGCTACTCGGCCCTGGGCCTGAGCGGCGTACCCGCTGGCGTTGGCGGCACCTTGCTGACGCACCCCTCCATGGCCAATCTCGGCCTGCTGGACACCGGCACCCTTCTGGGAGCCGCCGGGCTGGCCGGCCTGGGCGCTGGACCCGGTGCCGGTGGCATTACGGGCGCCACTTCGCTCTACGGCCTCAGTGGTGGAGCAGCCGGTGCTATCGGCTCCTCCTATGGGCCACCCTTCCTGGATGTCGCCTCGAGCGCTTCGTATCCTTTCACCGCGGCCGCTCTGCGTCAGGCTTCCAAAATGAAGATGCTGGACGAGATCGACATCCCGCTGACGCGTTACAACCGCAGCTCGCCCTGCTCCCCCATCCCGCCCAGCAACTGGGGCTTGGACGAGTTCACCGACGGTCTCAGTGTCTCCATGATGCACAATCGCGGCGGCCTGGCATTGGGTGCCCTCGATCTGGACA CCCGCAACCATGGCCTGAATGGAGCCAGTGAGCCTCAGGTGGATATGCTGGATATTCCCGGCAAAGGCCGCTGCTGTGTGTTCATTGCCCGCTTCCCCTACGATCCACCAGA AGCTTCTAATAAATCCTCTCTGTTTCCTTATAGGGAGGCAGAGGGCGAGCTATCCCTGTGCGCCGGAGACTACTTGTTGGTGTGGACTAGCGGGGAGCCCCAGGGCGGATACCTGGATGCGGAGCTGCTGGATGGACGACGGGGCCTGGTGCCCGCCTCCTTTGTACAGCGTTTAGTAG GCGATGACCTCCTGGAGTTCCACCAGGCAGTGCTGTCGACGCTGCGAGACGCCGAGGACGGGTCGATGCAGTGCGACACCACTTCGCTGCCCTCTTTGCCGCCGCACAACCCATTGCTCACACACACCCACGAGGACCTGGCACGTTTGAGTGAGACGCACACCGATCTGGAGCACGACCAGGACGACATTAGCGATAATG TTCCAGCACCCAAGCACTTGACGCTGGAACGGCAGCTGAACAAGAGCGTGCTCATTGGCTGGTCACCGCCGGAGCCAGTGGGCTACAACCTCATCGACAGCTACCACGTCTACGTGGATGGCGTGCTCAAGGTCACCGTGAAGGCCAACGAACGCACACGCGCGCTTATCGAGGGCGTAGACTCCACGCGG CCGCACCGCATCAGCGTGCGGAGCGTGACCCAGAACAGGCAGACATCCAGGGACGCCGCCTGCACGATGATCATCGGGCGGGACACCTCGCATTTGGGCCCCTCGGCGGTGCGCGCCTCGCACATAACGTGTTCCTCGGCGGTCATCTCGTGGCTGCCGGCCAACTCCAACCACCAGCATGTGGTGTGTGTGAACAATGTGGAGGTGCGCACCGTCAAGCCGGGCATGTACAGGCACACGATCACGGGCTTGGCGCCGAGCACCCAGTACCGGGTGACCGTCCGCGCTAAGCACCTGCGGGCCGTTGGCCAACATGCGGGCAACGTGGCCCAGACGCCGGGCAGGCCCGGCCAAGAGGAGGCACCCGGAGCATACGCAGACTTCCGTACCCTCACCAAGGGTCTGCCCGATCCGCCGCAGGAGATCCAGCTCGAGGCCGGCCCGCAGGATGGTACCATTCTGGTGACATGGCAGCCGGTTAACAGGCCCACCTCGACGGGGCCTGTAACCGGCTATGCTGTGTACGCCGATGGTAAGAAGGTCACCGACATCAACTCGCCCACCGGCGACCATGCCCTCATCGACATTGGCAAGCTGGGCGTCTTCAATCCCCGTGCCGTCACTATTCGCACCAAGTCCCGCGACTCCCAGTCGGCGGACAGTGCGCCCATCTTGATACCAA ACACTGTGCGCAATGCCGTGGCCCGCCGGGGACCAAACCAGATGGGCATGGGCCCACAGCTGCCGCAGGGGCCGCACCAAATAGGCGTGCAACAGCAGATGGGCGTGATTCCCGGCCAGCCCGGACAGCTGACAGCGGGTCAGCAGGGGCAGCACATGATGGGCCAGCAAATGGACCACGGGCAGTACGATCCGAATCAGATGCAACAGCAGGGCATGCAGCCGCAGCCAGGACAGCCGGGTCATCAG CCCGACGGAGGCTCCGGCTTGTTAGGTGGCCTGCTCGGTGGCCTCTTCTCGAAACCCACACAGAATCAAGTGAACCAGAAT GGCTACCAGCCAGGGGCACCAGGCACCCAAAGGGGCATGGTTCCGATCCCGGGCCGGCCGCAGGGaccacaacagcagcagcagccgccctACGGACCCCAGGGTCCCATGGGCGGGCCCCGCTTTCGAGGACCAGTTCCGGGCCAGATGAACATGCAGGGTCAGCAGATGCAGGGCCAGATGCAAGGCCAGATGCCGGGACAGATGCCGGGTCAGATGCAAGGGCAAATGCAAGGACAGCTGCCGGGACAGATGCCTGGTCAAATGCAGGGCCACGTGCAGGGCCAGATGCCAGGCCAAATGCCTGGCCAAATGCCTGGCCAGATGATGGGTCCACGCGGTCCGCtcaaccagcagcagcaacagcagcagcagatgcagCAGGGTCAGATGATGCCCGGCCAGCAGCCCGGTCAGCAGCCAGGCCAGCAGCCcggacagcaacaacaaatgcCGGGCGCCCAGAAGAAGCCACGCTACTTCGTTGCCATGTTCGACTACGATCCCTCCACTATGAGTCCCAATCCCGATGGCTGCGACGAAGAGCTGCCATTCCAAGAGGGTGACACGATCAAG GTCTTTGGTGATAAGGACGCCGATGGCTTCTACTGGGGAGAGCTGCGTGGCCGCCGAGGATACGTACCGCACAACATGGTATCCGAGGTGGAGGACACCGCCGCACCCATGACGGCCGGCGGCCAAATAGCCGGACCCATGGGACAAGGTGTGGGCCAGGGAGTAGGCGTGGGTGTGGGCGGCACCGCCCAGGTGATGCCCGGCCAGGGGGCTCCGCAGCAGAGCATGCGGAATGTGAGCCGCGACCGCTGGGGCGACATTTATGCGAATATGCCCGTCAAGCGGATGATCGCCCTCTACGATTACGATCCCCAGGAGTTGAGTCCGAATGTGGATGCCGAG CAAGTGGAAttgtgtttcaagacgggcgAAATCATACTCGTTTACGGTGATATGGATGAAGACGGTTTCTATATGGGCGAACTGGACGGTGTGCGGGGACTGGTGCCGTCTAACTTCCTGGCGGATGCGCCCGATCAGTACAACAACCAGATGGGTCCAGGCGGAGTCGGGGCAGGCAGAGGCGGGCTGAGCCAGAGGGGTAGGGGCCAGGGTCCCGGAGCGAGGGgcccgccgccgccgccgagaGACAACATGATGCCCGGCATGGGCGGGCAACGCGGCCAACCGGGCAAAA ATGCTCGCCCTGCTTCCCCTACACTGTTAGACAACACGGGCCATCCTGCCCCCGATCACCAAACGCAG GGGATGATCGGTCGCGTTGGTAATGTCGgcatgcagcagcaacagcagcagatgcagcagcaacaccaacagcagcagccgtACGGTCAGCAACAGACACAAAtgggacagcagcagcagcaacaacagcaaatgGGACAACCTGGAATGATGGGTCAGCCGATGGGTCAACAGATGGGTCAGCAGCCCATGGGCCAGATGGGACAGATGGGCCAGATGGGACAAATGGGCCAGATGGGTCAGATGGGGCAGATGGGTCAGCCGATGGGCCAAAtggggcagcagcagcaacaaccgcCGGTGACGACGCAGGCGCAAACGGGTGGACTGTTCTCGGGAGCGACTAGCCTGCTCTCTGGTGCTACCTCGGCTGCCACCGGTGGTCTATTTGGGTCGAAGCAACCGCCCAAAACGGATCCAATGCAACCACCCGGGGGTGTGCAGCCAGCGCAGCAACAAGCGAACGCCTTCGGTGCCCAACAGCCCGGAATGCAGCCCGGGATGCAGCCGGGAATGCAACAACCGGGAATGCAACAGCCGGGAATGCAACAACCCGgcatgcaacagcaacaacaagtgcCACCGCAAGCCCAGGCTCCGCCGCAGGGTCCGGGCGCCGGCCTGCTAGGCGGGTTAAAGGGTATCGCGGCAGCGGCGCCCGGCGGCGATGTCCTGTCGAAAGGGAAAGACCTATTCGGAAAATTCGGGTTTGGCTTTGGCAAATAA
- the Rbp gene encoding uncharacterized protein Rbp isoform X10, with amino-acid sequence MHLCEFPSANVEEENRRPEKAASKKQKQKQQKSRHRGSHSMPYESMHHHQSAAAAVAAGVAPNGMLDSLSLQLRDAEMRRTEIERAHQETLAQIRNLSGSARPDAEAVENLQSRARELEKKVALENVRCEELQIELTAALKAKAARSTVSGMGMGSGASGAGATIPTSASSSTVTWAPTISHQDQGSEIDIIMAKIEQDNRVLAELEQPRTSASASMSALPPSSMLSTVNSEFRTISKSELEEELNRYKRAVLGGASGGGGGMSAMSSGYSSLPHSLASTLPNGGASTSLSGTSVGSQSVAAAAAAAAAASAGSGGGGMVGGGVGVGGLTSISALVPNPISGISSSLSSHGIQSMQYGAGQTSVEKLLSGTSGISGIPPLPRGTIQLYNLQSTTMPLLSLNSHNLPPAGSSSYSALGLSGVPAGVGGTLLTHPSMANLGLLDTGTLLGAAGLAGLGAGPGAGGITGATSLYGLSGGAAGAIGSSYGPPFLDVASSASYPFTAAALRQASKMKMLDEIDIPLTRYNRSSPCSPIPPSNWGLDEFTDGLSVSMMHNRGGLALGALDLDTRNHGLNGASEPQVDMLDIPGKGRCCVFIARFPYDPPEEAEGELSLCAGDYLLVWTSGEPQGGYLDAELLDGRRGLVPASFVQRLVGDDLLEFHQAVLSTLRDAEDGSMQCDTTSLPSLPPHNPLLTHTHEDLARLSETHTDLEHDQDDISDNVPAPKHLTLERQLNKSVLIGWSPPEPVGYNLIDSYHVYVDGVLKVTVKANERTRALIEGVDSTRPHRISVRSVTQNRQTSRDAACTMIIGRDTSHLGPSAVRASHITCSSAVISWLPANSNHQHVVCVNNVEVRTVKPGMYRHTITGLAPSTQYRVTVRAKHLRAVGQHAGNVAQTPGRPGQEEAPGAYADFRTLTKGLPDPPQEIQLEAGPQDGTILVTWQPVNRPTSTGPVTGYAVYADGKKVTDINSPTGDHALIDIGKLGVFNPRAVTIRTKSRDSQSADSAPILIPNTVRNAVARRGPNQMGMGPQLPQGPHQIGVQQQMGVIPGQPGQLTAGQQGQHMMGQQMDHGQYDPNQMQQQGMQPQPGQPGHQGYQPGAPGTQRGMVPIPGRPQGPQQQQQPPYGPQGPMGGPRFRGPVPGQMNMQGQQMQGQMQGQMPGQMPGQMQGQMQGQLPGQMPGQMQGHVQGQMPGQMPGQMPGQMMGPRGPLNQQQQQQQQMQQGQMMPGQQPGQQPGQQPGQQQQMPGAQKKPRYFVAMFDYDPSTMSPNPDGCDEELPFQEGDTIKVFGDKDADGFYWGELRGRRGYVPHNMVSEVEDTAAPMTAGGQIAGPMGQGVGQGVGVGVGGTAQVMPGQGAPQQSMRNVSRDRWGDIYANMPVKRMIALYDYDPQELSPNVDAEQVELCFKTGEIILVYGDMDEDGFYMGELDGVRGLVPSNFLADAPDQYNNQMGPGGVGAGRGGLSQRGRGQGPGARGPPPPPRDNMMPGMGGQRGQPGKNARPASPTLLDNTGHPAPDHQTQGMIGRVGNVGMQQQQQQMQQQHQQQQPYGQQQTQMGQQQQQQQQMGQPGMMGQPMGQQMGQQPMGQMGQMGQMGQMGQMGQMGQMGQPMGQMGQQQQQPPVTTQAQTGGLFSGATSLLSGATSAATGGLFGSKQPPKTDPMQPPGGVQPAQQQANAFGAQQPGMQPGMQPGMQQPGMQQPGMQQPGMQQQQQVPPQAQAPPQGPGAGLLGGLKGIAAAAPGGDVLSKGKDLFGKFGFGFGK; translated from the exons ATGCATTTATGTGAATTCCCCAGCGCAAACGTGGAAGAGGAAAACAGGCGACCTGAAAAAGCAGCGAgcaagaagcagaagcagaagcagcaaaAAAG TCGTCATAGGGGCAGCCACAGCATGCCGTACGAGTCGATGCACCATCATCAGTCGGCGGCCGCTGCCGTGGCCGCTGGCGTCGCCCCCAACGGAATGCTGGACTCCCTCAGCCTGCAGCTGCGCGATGCAGAGATGCGGCGCACGGAAATCGAACGGGCGCATCAG GAAACCCTGGCACAAATACGCAATTTGAGCGGAAGCGCACGTCCCGATGCCGAGGCGGTTGAAAATCTGCAATCGAGGGCCCGGGAACTTGAAAAGAAG GTCGCTTTGGAAAATGTGCGCTGCGAGGAGCTGCAAATCGAACTGACTGCAGCTCTGAAGGCCAAGGCAGCGCGCTCGACGGTCTccggaatgggaatgggaagtGGGGCGTCCGGAGCCGGCGCAACTATTCCGACGTCAGCCAGCAGTTCCACCGTCACTTGGGCACCGACAATCAGTCACCAGGACCAAGGCTCCGAGATTGATATCATAATGGCAAAGATTGAGCAG GATAATCGCGTCCTGGCCGAACTGGAGCAGCCTCGCACATCGGCCAGCGCCAGCATGTCAGCATTGCCGCCCAGTTCCATGTTGAGCACGGTAAATAGCGAATTTAGAACCATATCAAAGAGTG AACTCGAAGAAGAACTGAACCGTTATAAAAGGGCCGTACTAGGCGGCGCCTCGGGCGGCGGCGGGGGGATGTCCGCGATGTCCTCCGGCTACTCGAGCCTGCCGCATTCGCTGGCCTCCACGCTGCCCAACGGCGGCGCCAGCACCAGCCTGAGCGGCACCAGCGTTGGCTCGCAGAGCgtggctgccgctgctgctgccgctgccgccgcctcTGCCGGATCGGGGGGCGGAGGCATGGTCGGTGGCGGTGTTGGAGTCGGAGGCCTCACATCCATATCGGCCCTGGTGCCCAATCCAATCAGCGGCATATCCTCGAGCCTGAGCAGCCACGGCATTCAGTCGATGCAGTACGGGGCCGGGCAGACGTCCGTGGAGAAGCTGTTGAGCGGAACTAGTGGAATCTCTGGCATTCCACCTCTGCCG CGCGGAACAATACAACTGTACAATTTGCAGAGCACAACCATGCCCCTCCTGTCACTCAACTCGCATAACCTGCCGCCCGCCGGCTCGAGCAGCTACTCGGCCCTGGGCCTGAGCGGCGTACCCGCTGGCGTTGGCGGCACCTTGCTGACGCACCCCTCCATGGCCAATCTCGGCCTGCTGGACACCGGCACCCTTCTGGGAGCCGCCGGGCTGGCCGGCCTGGGCGCTGGACCCGGTGCCGGTGGCATTACGGGCGCCACTTCGCTCTACGGCCTCAGTGGTGGAGCAGCCGGTGCTATCGGCTCCTCCTATGGGCCACCCTTCCTGGATGTCGCCTCGAGCGCTTCGTATCCTTTCACCGCGGCCGCTCTGCGTCAGGCTTCCAAAATGAAGATGCTGGACGAGATCGACATCCCGCTGACGCGTTACAACCGCAGCTCGCCCTGCTCCCCCATCCCGCCCAGCAACTGGGGCTTGGACGAGTTCACCGACGGTCTCAGTGTCTCCATGATGCACAATCGCGGCGGCCTGGCATTGGGTGCCCTCGATCTGGACA CCCGCAACCATGGCCTGAATGGAGCCAGTGAGCCTCAGGTGGATATGCTGGATATTCCCGGCAAAGGCCGCTGCTGTGTGTTCATTGCCCGCTTCCCCTACGATCCACCAGA GGAGGCAGAGGGCGAGCTATCCCTGTGCGCCGGAGACTACTTGTTGGTGTGGACTAGCGGGGAGCCCCAGGGCGGATACCTGGATGCGGAGCTGCTGGATGGACGACGGGGCCTGGTGCCCGCCTCCTTTGTACAGCGTTTAGTAG GCGATGACCTCCTGGAGTTCCACCAGGCAGTGCTGTCGACGCTGCGAGACGCCGAGGACGGGTCGATGCAGTGCGACACCACTTCGCTGCCCTCTTTGCCGCCGCACAACCCATTGCTCACACACACCCACGAGGACCTGGCACGTTTGAGTGAGACGCACACCGATCTGGAGCACGACCAGGACGACATTAGCGATAATG TTCCAGCACCCAAGCACTTGACGCTGGAACGGCAGCTGAACAAGAGCGTGCTCATTGGCTGGTCACCGCCGGAGCCAGTGGGCTACAACCTCATCGACAGCTACCACGTCTACGTGGATGGCGTGCTCAAGGTCACCGTGAAGGCCAACGAACGCACACGCGCGCTTATCGAGGGCGTAGACTCCACGCGG CCGCACCGCATCAGCGTGCGGAGCGTGACCCAGAACAGGCAGACATCCAGGGACGCCGCCTGCACGATGATCATCGGGCGGGACACCTCGCATTTGGGCCCCTCGGCGGTGCGCGCCTCGCACATAACGTGTTCCTCGGCGGTCATCTCGTGGCTGCCGGCCAACTCCAACCACCAGCATGTGGTGTGTGTGAACAATGTGGAGGTGCGCACCGTCAAGCCGGGCATGTACAGGCACACGATCACGGGCTTGGCGCCGAGCACCCAGTACCGGGTGACCGTCCGCGCTAAGCACCTGCGGGCCGTTGGCCAACATGCGGGCAACGTGGCCCAGACGCCGGGCAGGCCCGGCCAAGAGGAGGCACCCGGAGCATACGCAGACTTCCGTACCCTCACCAAGGGTCTGCCCGATCCGCCGCAGGAGATCCAGCTCGAGGCCGGCCCGCAGGATGGTACCATTCTGGTGACATGGCAGCCGGTTAACAGGCCCACCTCGACGGGGCCTGTAACCGGCTATGCTGTGTACGCCGATGGTAAGAAGGTCACCGACATCAACTCGCCCACCGGCGACCATGCCCTCATCGACATTGGCAAGCTGGGCGTCTTCAATCCCCGTGCCGTCACTATTCGCACCAAGTCCCGCGACTCCCAGTCGGCGGACAGTGCGCCCATCTTGATACCAA ACACTGTGCGCAATGCCGTGGCCCGCCGGGGACCAAACCAGATGGGCATGGGCCCACAGCTGCCGCAGGGGCCGCACCAAATAGGCGTGCAACAGCAGATGGGCGTGATTCCCGGCCAGCCCGGACAGCTGACAGCGGGTCAGCAGGGGCAGCACATGATGGGCCAGCAAATGGACCACGGGCAGTACGATCCGAATCAGATGCAACAGCAGGGCATGCAGCCGCAGCCAGGACAGCCGGGTCATCAG GGCTACCAGCCAGGGGCACCAGGCACCCAAAGGGGCATGGTTCCGATCCCGGGCCGGCCGCAGGGaccacaacagcagcagcagccgccctACGGACCCCAGGGTCCCATGGGCGGGCCCCGCTTTCGAGGACCAGTTCCGGGCCAGATGAACATGCAGGGTCAGCAGATGCAGGGCCAGATGCAAGGCCAGATGCCGGGACAGATGCCGGGTCAGATGCAAGGGCAAATGCAAGGACAGCTGCCGGGACAGATGCCTGGTCAAATGCAGGGCCACGTGCAGGGCCAGATGCCAGGCCAAATGCCTGGCCAAATGCCTGGCCAGATGATGGGTCCACGCGGTCCGCtcaaccagcagcagcaacagcagcagcagatgcagCAGGGTCAGATGATGCCCGGCCAGCAGCCCGGTCAGCAGCCAGGCCAGCAGCCcggacagcaacaacaaatgcCGGGCGCCCAGAAGAAGCCACGCTACTTCGTTGCCATGTTCGACTACGATCCCTCCACTATGAGTCCCAATCCCGATGGCTGCGACGAAGAGCTGCCATTCCAAGAGGGTGACACGATCAAG GTCTTTGGTGATAAGGACGCCGATGGCTTCTACTGGGGAGAGCTGCGTGGCCGCCGAGGATACGTACCGCACAACATGGTATCCGAGGTGGAGGACACCGCCGCACCCATGACGGCCGGCGGCCAAATAGCCGGACCCATGGGACAAGGTGTGGGCCAGGGAGTAGGCGTGGGTGTGGGCGGCACCGCCCAGGTGATGCCCGGCCAGGGGGCTCCGCAGCAGAGCATGCGGAATGTGAGCCGCGACCGCTGGGGCGACATTTATGCGAATATGCCCGTCAAGCGGATGATCGCCCTCTACGATTACGATCCCCAGGAGTTGAGTCCGAATGTGGATGCCGAG CAAGTGGAAttgtgtttcaagacgggcgAAATCATACTCGTTTACGGTGATATGGATGAAGACGGTTTCTATATGGGCGAACTGGACGGTGTGCGGGGACTGGTGCCGTCTAACTTCCTGGCGGATGCGCCCGATCAGTACAACAACCAGATGGGTCCAGGCGGAGTCGGGGCAGGCAGAGGCGGGCTGAGCCAGAGGGGTAGGGGCCAGGGTCCCGGAGCGAGGGgcccgccgccgccgccgagaGACAACATGATGCCCGGCATGGGCGGGCAACGCGGCCAACCGGGCAAAA ATGCTCGCCCTGCTTCCCCTACACTGTTAGACAACACGGGCCATCCTGCCCCCGATCACCAAACGCAG GGGATGATCGGTCGCGTTGGTAATGTCGgcatgcagcagcaacagcagcagatgcagcagcaacaccaacagcagcagccgtACGGTCAGCAACAGACACAAAtgggacagcagcagcagcaacaacagcaaatgGGACAACCTGGAATGATGGGTCAGCCGATGGGTCAACAGATGGGTCAGCAGCCCATGGGCCAGATGGGACAGATGGGCCAGATGGGACAAATGGGCCAGATGGGTCAGATGGGGCAGATGGGTCAGCCGATGGGCCAAAtggggcagcagcagcaacaaccgcCGGTGACGACGCAGGCGCAAACGGGTGGACTGTTCTCGGGAGCGACTAGCCTGCTCTCTGGTGCTACCTCGGCTGCCACCGGTGGTCTATTTGGGTCGAAGCAACCGCCCAAAACGGATCCAATGCAACCACCCGGGGGTGTGCAGCCAGCGCAGCAACAAGCGAACGCCTTCGGTGCCCAACAGCCCGGAATGCAGCCCGGGATGCAGCCGGGAATGCAACAACCGGGAATGCAACAGCCGGGAATGCAACAACCCGgcatgcaacagcaacaacaagtgcCACCGCAAGCCCAGGCTCCGCCGCAGGGTCCGGGCGCCGGCCTGCTAGGCGGGTTAAAGGGTATCGCGGCAGCGGCGCCCGGCGGCGATGTCCTGTCGAAAGGGAAAGACCTATTCGGAAAATTCGGGTTTGGCTTTGGCAAATAA